A DNA window from Motilibacter rhizosphaerae contains the following coding sequences:
- a CDS encoding response regulator transcription factor, protein MTRVLVVEDEESFSDALSFMLRKEGYEVAVAPTGPLALEEFDRSGADLVLLDLMLPGIPGTEVCRALRQRSGVPVIMLTAKDGEIDKVVGLELGADDYVTKPFSSRELVARIRAVLRRGGEPEETVTAALEAGPVRMDVERHVVTVEGRVVPLPLKEFELLEMLLRNAGRVLTRMQLIDRVWGSDYVGDTKTLDVHVKRLRSKIEPDPAAPRHLVTVRGLGYKFEP, encoded by the coding sequence GTGACCCGCGTCCTTGTCGTCGAAGACGAGGAGTCGTTCAGCGACGCGCTCTCGTTCATGCTCCGCAAGGAGGGCTACGAGGTCGCCGTCGCCCCGACCGGGCCGCTGGCGCTCGAGGAGTTCGACCGCTCCGGCGCCGACCTCGTGCTGCTCGACCTCATGCTGCCCGGCATCCCCGGCACCGAGGTGTGCCGCGCGCTGCGCCAGCGCAGCGGCGTCCCCGTCATCATGCTGACCGCCAAGGACGGCGAGATCGACAAGGTCGTCGGCCTCGAGCTCGGCGCCGACGACTACGTGACCAAGCCGTTCTCCTCGCGCGAGCTCGTCGCGCGCATCCGCGCCGTGCTGCGCCGCGGCGGCGAGCCCGAGGAGACCGTCACGGCCGCCCTCGAGGCGGGGCCGGTGCGCATGGACGTCGAGCGCCACGTGGTGACGGTCGAGGGCCGGGTCGTGCCGCTGCCGCTCAAGGAGTTCGAGCTGCTCGAGATGCTCCTCCGCAACGCCGGCCGGGTGCTCACGCGGATGCAGCTCATCGACCGCGTCTGGGGCTCGGACTACGTCGGGGACACCAAGACGCTGGACGTCCACGTCAAGCGGCTGCGCTCGAAGATCGAGCCCGACCCCGCCGCCCCGCGGCACCTGGTGACGGTGCGCGGGCTGGGCTACAAGTTCGAGCCGTAG